The sequence below is a genomic window from Anaerolineales bacterium.
CGGTTTTTTGCGGATCGGTTTCGGTCATGCAGGCGGAAAGGCCCGGCCCGCGCATCACCACTACGAATCGGTGCTCCTTGACCGGTTTAACTTCCGTCTCCACTCCGGGGATGCGGATCTTGGCCAGTTTTTCCACCAGCTTGGAGGACGACTCGGTCGGGATCCGGCCGGCGCGCCGGTCGGTGATCCGGCCGTCGGAATCCACGGTGCAGAAATTCCCGCGGGCGGCGACGTCGTCGGCGCCGACGTCGACGCCGATGCCGAACGCTTCCAGCACGCCGCGGCCGATGTCGAACTTGAGCGGATCGTAGCCGAACAGGCTCAGGTGCCCGGGGCCGGATCCGGGGGTGATTCCGTATCCGACGGGATTCATCTGCCCCAGACAGCCTTCCGCCGCCAGACGATTCAGGTTCGGCTTTTGGGCGGCTTCCAGTTCGGTCGGGCCGCCCGCTTCCGCGGGTATCCCGCCCAAGCCGTCCAGCACCAACAGAACGATTTTTGTTTTCGCGCCTTGCGCCAGAGAACGAATCAACTCGAAATCCGCCATCGATGCCTCCGATCCGACGGGCAAAAAAATCCCGCGCCGAAACAGCCGGCGCGGGAGGGCGGGTGCATGTGCGAACCGACTACCGGACCGCGACCTGCGTATCCCGATCGAATACGTGAACCTGACTCATGTCGAAGGAGACCTCAAGCCGGTCTCCCATCCGGGCGCGGGTGCGCGGGTCGACGCGGGCGATGAAGGTGTGTTCGCCGCTGACCAGGTAAAGGAAGACCTCGTTGCCCATCGGCTCGGTCACGTCCACGCGGCTTTCGACGCGGGCGACGGCGATGCCGGGCGGAGCGAATTGCGGGTCGTGGATGTGCTCGGGGCGGATGCCGAAGACGATCTCCTTGCCAACGCGCGAAGCGTAGCGCTGGGTCTTGTCGGCCGGAATCGGCACGGCGAAGGCGCCGGCGTCGATGAAGAGGGTGGAATCGCTGCGGGTGACTTTGGCGTCGAAAAAGTTCATCGACGGCGAGCCGATGAAGCCGGCGACGAAAACGTTGGTCGGCTTGTCGTAGAGGACCTGGGGCGTATCCAGCTGCTGCAGGATTCCGTCGCGCATGACCGCGATGCGGGTGGCCATGGTCATAGCTTCGGTCTGGTCGTGGGTCACGTAGACGAAGGTGGTCTGCAGGCGCTGGTGGAGTTTGGAGATGTCGGCGCGGGTTTGCACCCGCAGTTTGGCGTCCAGGTTGGAGAGCGGTTCGTCGAGGAGGAATACCTGCGGCTCGCGGACGATGGCACGGCCGAGGGCGACGCGCTGGCGTTGGCCGCCGGAAAGCTGGCGCGGCTGGCGCTTGAGCATGTCGGTGAGGCCCAGGACTTCGGCGGCTTCCTTCACACGCCGGTCGATTTCAGGCCGGGGGACGCGGCGCAGCTTCAGGCCGAACGCCATGTTGTCGTACACGGTCATGTGCGGATAGAGGGCGTAGGACTGGAACACCATGGCGATGTCGCGGTCCTTGGGGGCGATGTCGTTCACCACGCGCGTGCCGATTTTGATCGTTCCGCTGGTGACTTCTTCCAGACCCGCCAGACAGCGCAGGGCGGTGGTCTTCCCGCATCCCGAGGGTCCGACCAGGACAAGGAATTCCTTGTCCTTGATCTCGAGATTCAAGTCGTTGAGCGCAACGACACGGTCGAACCTTTTAGTGACATGATCGTACGTGACGCCAGGCATGAGGCATCT
It includes:
- a CDS encoding ABC transporter ATP-binding protein → MPGVTYDHVTKRFDRVVALNDLNLEIKDKEFLVLVGPSGCGKTTALRCLAGLEEVTSGTIKIGTRVVNDIAPKDRDIAMVFQSYALYPHMTVYDNMAFGLKLRRVPRPEIDRRVKEAAEVLGLTDMLKRQPRQLSGGQRQRVALGRAIVREPQVFLLDEPLSNLDAKLRVQTRADISKLHQRLQTTFVYVTHDQTEAMTMATRIAVMRDGILQQLDTPQVLYDKPTNVFVAGFIGSPSMNFFDAKVTRSDSTLFIDAGAFAVPIPADKTQRYASRVGKEIVFGIRPEHIHDPQFAPPGIAVARVESRVDVTEPMGNEVFLYLVSGEHTFIARVDPRTRARMGDRLEVSFDMSQVHVFDRDTQVAVR